The following coding sequences are from one Buchnera aphidicola (Cinara confinis) window:
- the rbfA gene encoding 30S ribosome-binding factor RbfA, producing the protein MLKTFNRAMRLEQCLHKEIAIIVRNFLRDPRIYSCVTILEVKLSSDLNYAKIFFTSLNLKDSQRNHLLTRILQKSSGFIRFHLGKTIYLRTIPKLFFIYDDSFLQGITISKILRDNL; encoded by the coding sequence ATGTTAAAAACATTTAATCGTGCTATGCGATTAGAGCAATGTTTACATAAAGAAATCGCTATTATTGTTAGAAATTTTTTACGTGATCCACGAATTTACTCGTGTGTTACAATTTTAGAGGTGAAATTATCTTCAGATTTAAATTATGCAAAAATTTTTTTTACGTCTTTAAATCTTAAAGATAGTCAAAGAAATCATTTATTAACGCGTATTTTACAAAAATCATCAGGTTTTATTCGTTTCCATCTTGGAAAAACAATATATTTACGTACTATTCCGAAATTATTTTTTATTTATGACGATTCATTTTTACAAGGTATAACTATTTCCAAAATTTTAAGAGATAATTTATAG